A section of the Dehalobacter sp. DCM genome encodes:
- a CDS encoding DEAD/DEAH box helicase family protein has protein sequence MLNSIDSAKTKEGQRLFTPAHFDLIIIDEAHRSIFKKYRAIFEYFDQ, from the coding sequence ATGCTAAATTCCATCGATTCAGCAAAGACCAAGGAGGGGCAGCGGTTATTTACCCCGGCTCATTTTGATTTGATTATCATTGATGAAGCCCATCGCAGTATCTTTAAAAAGTACCGGGCGATCTTTGAATATTTTGATCAATGA
- the pglZ gene encoding BREX-1 system phosphatase PglZ type A, with translation MLSETIKLRLAERFAAPLTEFHKRRIVFWHDEDGEFSDGVDELDLPGVSVIKLTGSNNFAVKKLLSADDLTSDYLVYDPLSYEKDQHDDWLLDIKFYSEDFRADLVSLQMEELLVEPSSAMRKTMKLYSKFLDNKDRKAKLKRIGHTYQTPLQLHIDIMAVLCGINGGSAQDVIIAVLSAGLEKESNDALINIEKFGNIEAFWQLVQKYPGYQNSDDRPLSELAAHILITALSQTMPASALRGLERFASDSNKAYCYQLVHEWQRGDGSGDLEEICHYVERELRLGDRFDKTEISILLKSDTFPAINESILKRYFKEITENVIKVEDIIGAVENRRTAAWYALTEDYLESLYYIAKMQEFYLSHIDGFHIVEPVKVWKLYTTDAYEMDSHYRHFHFCFGNTLKSPNALLEDAVKKCSDVVEGLYREWFLKQLTYTWTKAIASDLESLGYVSEINEQRRFYNRYVSPNVSKGNRVFVVISDALRYEVAAELSETLSHATKGTATLEAVQAVFPSITKFGMAALLPGKEVSANEKIDVFVDGNPAVSTAQRGTILNAANHDSVAVIYKELLQMKKQERRELVAGKEITYIYHNTIDALGDKAATETKVFEACYDAIDELTAIVKIIVNDLSGVNIFITADHGFLYTYKPLEESQKISKQTFNGDILELGRRYALVSPETNADYLLPVKTERTIGGEPMKGYAPQDTVRIKVQGGGENYVHGGISMQEMVVPVIVYKGMRTGYKKYVEVQNPGLSLISESRKVSNLMFSLDFLQKQPIGDKVQPCNYTLYFTDEVGVPVSDFQTVITDRTSNNASDRVFRVRFALKQAQYNKNKLYRLVIANDTDAPEEVEFRIDIAFADDFGFDL, from the coding sequence ATGCTGTCAGAAACGATAAAACTAAGGCTCGCGGAACGGTTCGCCGCGCCGCTGACTGAATTTCATAAACGCCGAATCGTCTTCTGGCACGACGAGGACGGCGAATTTTCAGATGGAGTTGACGAGCTCGATCTGCCCGGAGTGAGTGTCATTAAACTTACCGGATCAAACAACTTCGCCGTCAAAAAACTACTGTCGGCCGATGATTTGACGAGCGACTATCTTGTCTACGACCCACTGTCCTACGAGAAAGACCAACATGACGATTGGCTGCTGGACATCAAGTTTTATAGCGAGGATTTCCGCGCTGACCTTGTGTCACTCCAAATGGAGGAGTTGCTCGTTGAGCCGTCATCGGCAATGCGCAAGACCATGAAACTATACTCCAAATTCCTTGACAACAAAGACCGCAAGGCGAAGCTGAAAAGAATCGGGCATACTTACCAAACACCACTGCAGCTTCACATTGACATTATGGCGGTGCTGTGCGGAATAAATGGTGGCTCGGCACAAGATGTTATCATCGCTGTTCTGTCGGCAGGCTTGGAAAAAGAAAGTAACGATGCACTGATTAACATTGAGAAGTTTGGCAACATTGAAGCGTTCTGGCAGTTAGTTCAGAAGTACCCAGGTTATCAAAATAGCGACGACCGCCCGCTTTCCGAACTTGCCGCACATATCCTCATCACCGCCCTGTCGCAGACGATGCCAGCTTCTGCCCTGCGAGGCTTGGAGCGGTTTGCGTCCGATTCCAACAAAGCGTACTGCTATCAGCTTGTTCATGAATGGCAGCGCGGCGATGGCAGTGGTGACTTGGAGGAGATTTGCCATTATGTGGAACGTGAATTGCGCCTTGGTGACCGCTTTGACAAGACGGAAATAAGTATCCTTCTAAAGAGCGATACATTCCCAGCCATTAACGAAAGCATACTCAAGCGTTATTTTAAAGAGATTACTGAGAACGTCATTAAAGTTGAGGACATTATTGGTGCTGTCGAAAACCGACGCACCGCCGCTTGGTATGCCCTGACCGAGGATTACCTCGAAAGCCTGTATTACATCGCAAAAATGCAAGAGTTTTACCTCTCACACATCGACGGATTTCATATTGTTGAACCTGTAAAGGTCTGGAAGCTATACACAACTGACGCTTATGAGATGGACAGCCATTATAGGCATTTCCACTTCTGCTTCGGCAATACCCTGAAAAGTCCGAATGCCCTCTTGGAAGATGCTGTGAAGAAGTGTTCCGATGTAGTGGAGGGTTTATACCGTGAGTGGTTCCTAAAGCAACTCACTTACACTTGGACAAAAGCCATAGCAAGCGATTTGGAGTCGCTCGGCTATGTTTCAGAGATAAATGAACAGCGGAGATTTTATAATCGTTATGTTTCTCCGAATGTTAGTAAGGGTAACCGCGTGTTCGTTGTGATTTCCGATGCCTTACGCTACGAGGTCGCCGCCGAACTATCCGAAACCCTAAGCCACGCCACTAAGGGTACGGCGACACTTGAAGCCGTGCAGGCCGTGTTTCCAAGCATCACGAAATTTGGGATGGCAGCTCTACTGCCCGGTAAAGAGGTATCGGCAAACGAAAAGATCGACGTATTTGTGGATGGCAATCCTGCCGTCAGCACTGCTCAGCGCGGCACTATACTAAATGCCGCTAACCACGATAGCGTAGCAGTTATCTATAAAGAACTGCTTCAAATGAAGAAGCAAGAACGGCGTGAATTGGTTGCGGGTAAGGAGATTACTTATATCTACCACAACACGATTGACGCTCTCGGTGATAAAGCCGCCACTGAAACGAAAGTGTTCGAGGCTTGTTACGATGCAATTGACGAATTGACCGCCATCGTAAAGATCATCGTAAACGACCTGAGTGGAGTGAACATCTTCATCACCGCCGACCACGGCTTCCTATACACCTACAAGCCCCTTGAAGAAAGCCAAAAAATCAGTAAGCAGACCTTTAACGGCGATATATTGGAACTGGGCAGACGCTACGCCCTTGTGTCGCCTGAAACGAATGCGGACTATCTATTGCCTGTCAAAACAGAGCGGACTATCGGCGGAGAGCCAATGAAAGGTTATGCTCCACAGGATACCGTTCGTATCAAAGTACAGGGTGGCGGCGAGAACTATGTCCACGGCGGAATTAGTATGCAGGAGATGGTCGTTCCGGTCATCGTCTATAAGGGTATGCGAACGGGTTACAAGAAGTATGTCGAGGTACAGAATCCGGGCCTTTCACTCATATCCGAAAGCCGCAAGGTGTCAAACCTGATGTTCTCACTCGACTTCCTGCAAAAGCAGCCTATTGGCGATAAGGTTCAGCCGTGCAATTATACCCTGTATTTTACCGATGAGGTTGGCGTGCCTGTTAGCGACTTCCAGACGGTTATTACTGACAGAACAAGCAATAATGCTTCCGACCGAGTGTTCAGAGTTAGATTTGCGCTGAAACAGGCGCAGTACAACAAAAACAAATTATACCGCCTTGTCATTGCAAATGATACCGATGCTCCTGAAGAGGTCGAGTTCCGCATTGACATAGCGTTTGCCGATGATTTCGGCTTTGATCTGTAA
- a CDS encoding DUF4411 family protein, whose protein sequence is MVTPAYGEQYTLIPPPYRYVIDTCSILSQKADEPHRRTVYSTLWQNIDEMVKSKEIVICSEIEDEVEDDALKQWLQRNSCTVLPVDAMVQQNVAKIVNEHPELLSFSNMKSSGDAFLIATAMKYQIAVITEENKSSPKKIPKICEAYSIPCYNVTELADIEGWTF, encoded by the coding sequence ATGGTGACACCCGCCTATGGAGAGCAATATACTCTGATACCGCCTCCGTATCGCTACGTAATCGACACTTGTTCGATTTTATCTCAAAAGGCGGACGAGCCTCACCGCCGTACCGTGTACAGTACTTTGTGGCAGAACATTGACGAGATGGTAAAATCGAAGGAGATAGTCATCTGCTCGGAGATTGAAGATGAGGTAGAAGATGATGCTTTGAAACAGTGGCTGCAACGGAATAGTTGCACTGTTTTGCCCGTGGATGCTATGGTACAGCAGAATGTAGCAAAAATCGTGAACGAACATCCAGAGTTACTTAGTTTTTCAAACATGAAATCATCAGGTGATGCATTCCTTATTGCCACCGCAATGAAGTATCAGATTGCTGTGATTACGGAAGAAAATAAAAGCTCGCCGAAGAAAATACCTAAGATATGCGAAGCATACAGCATTCCTTGTTACAATGTGACTGAGTTAGCTGATATAGAAGGTTGGACATTCTGA
- a CDS encoding ImmA/IrrE family metallo-endopeptidase, translating to MAARIDANINKETINFICAQIGVTTAFLAKKTGLAEDKVGLWLDASNDAYPTLNQAKTLAKALKVPFAGLYMQKDNLPIKQLPSLRNLRTLQYASVDESSLNLAIAELIRCHEFLISAESELDITARLLALPTIPDTASVAEYAGLIRTYFKLELNDQFKLQSARQFYLYIRQQVENKGIFVHCFTGVDVEVARGISIFNETAPIVGINDNDRYPAKTFSIIHELVHILKKQSTLCNEMFTSFSSQNEEVFCNAVAGEVLVPTASLRVVLTAQKITSFSLDTIEAIAKKYSVSKEVIIRRLYDTDRISKDEYETYANEIRQNFEKERQAQKVARKEGRAPKIAKVPSREAVDKTSPAICKVLLIGYGDGYFSKQEVSGLLGIKEKHIPKFLTEVAKW from the coding sequence ATGGCGGCAAGAATAGACGCTAACATCAACAAAGAAACCATCAACTTCATCTGTGCACAGATAGGCGTCACAACCGCTTTTCTTGCAAAGAAAACAGGGCTTGCTGAGGATAAAGTGGGCTTATGGCTCGACGCTTCAAATGACGCATACCCCACCTTAAATCAGGCAAAGACTCTCGCTAAAGCTCTGAAAGTACCGTTTGCTGGTCTATATATGCAAAAAGATAACCTTCCGATTAAACAATTGCCATCATTACGCAACTTGAGGACTTTGCAATATGCATCAGTTGATGAAAGTTCATTAAATCTGGCGATTGCCGAGCTAATCCGTTGTCACGAATTCCTGATATCGGCTGAATCCGAATTGGATATTACTGCCCGACTGTTGGCTTTACCCACTATTCCTGACACGGCAAGCGTAGCAGAATATGCGGGACTAATCAGGACATATTTCAAATTGGAATTGAATGACCAGTTTAAGCTACAGTCTGCCCGCCAGTTTTATCTGTATATTCGTCAGCAGGTTGAAAACAAGGGAATATTTGTTCATTGCTTTACAGGCGTCGATGTTGAAGTTGCTCGTGGCATCTCCATTTTCAATGAGACCGCACCAATTGTAGGAATCAACGACAATGACAGATACCCAGCCAAGACATTTTCCATTATTCACGAGCTTGTTCATATCTTAAAAAAGCAATCCACTCTGTGCAATGAGATGTTTACTTCTTTCTCCTCACAGAATGAAGAAGTATTCTGTAATGCTGTAGCTGGAGAAGTGCTTGTTCCAACGGCTTCACTCAGAGTCGTTCTAACCGCGCAGAAGATCACTAGTTTCAGCTTGGATACGATTGAAGCTATCGCTAAGAAGTATAGCGTTAGTAAAGAAGTTATCATTCGCAGACTGTATGACACGGATCGGATTTCAAAAGATGAATACGAAACCTATGCAAACGAAATTCGTCAGAATTTCGAGAAAGAAAGACAGGCACAGAAAGTTGCTCGGAAGGAAGGCAGGGCTCCTAAAATTGCAAAGGTGCCGTCCCGCGAAGCGGTTGACAAAACAAGCCCAGCAATTTGCAAAGTTCTCCTCATTGGGTACGGCGACGGCTACTTTAGTAAACAAGAGGTGTCTGGGCTTCTCGGTATCAAGGAGAAGCACATACCAAAATTCTTGACGGAGGTGGCTAAATGGTGA
- a CDS encoding putative holin-like toxin, producing MAFPPKGGDALEVYQALTLMISFGTLVVLVLSFHKKK from the coding sequence TTGGCATTTCCTCCGAAGGGAGGTGATGCTTTGGAAGTATATCAGGCTTTAACACTGATGATCTCATTTGGGACATTAGTTGTCTTGGTACTTTCGTTTCACAAAAAGAAATAA
- the brxL gene encoding protease Lon-related BREX system protein BrxL: MDLESNGYKPEVDDANEVINRKLREHFDGKIVRKDLTKAIKEGANVPVYVLEFLLGQYCSSDDPQIIETGVANVKRILSENFVRPDEAQKVLSSLRERGSYTVIDRITVNLNIRLDRYEADFSNLGVRNIPISSEYVSKYDRLLCGGIWCIIGLEYEYIEEDKKSTPIRIVKLTPIQMPHIDMDEIKNGRRAFTKDDWITVLLRSTGMEADRFTNRENWLQLARMLPLIENNFNLCELGPRSTGKSHLYKEISPNSILVSGGQTTVANLFYNMASKQVGLVGLWDCVAFDEVAGITFKDKDGVQIMKDYMASGSFARGKEEKAASASMAFVGNINQSVDVLLKTSHLFDPFPEAMAYDTAFLDRMHCYIPGWEIPKYRPESFTNDYGFITDYLAEFMRQMRKEPFGDVCDKYFHFGSNLNQRDVIAVRKMVSGFTKLLYPNGEFTKDEIKEILIFALEMRRRVKEQLKKIGGMEFYDVNFSYIDNETFEEHYVSVPEHGGGKIIPEGLTDPGNVYTISQGKTGMIGVYRLETQMLPGNGKFERTGLGSDRDAKEATNTAFNYLKASGNQISGQISTTTKDYIINYQDLNGIGMTKYLTLASVIALASCALNKPTLSSLAVLGEISISGTILKVEELASVLQVCLDAGAKKVLIPITSAAELGTVPSDLIGAFSLIFYSTPHEAVFKALGVE, encoded by the coding sequence ATGGATTTAGAATCAAATGGGTATAAACCGGAAGTAGATGACGCAAATGAAGTAATCAATCGAAAATTGCGAGAGCATTTCGACGGCAAAATTGTCCGTAAAGACCTGACCAAGGCTATCAAAGAGGGTGCGAATGTACCTGTCTATGTCTTGGAGTTTTTGCTTGGGCAGTACTGCTCTTCCGACGACCCTCAAATTATCGAAACTGGCGTTGCGAACGTCAAACGAATTCTTTCGGAAAACTTCGTGCGCCCTGACGAAGCACAAAAAGTGCTGTCGTCGCTCCGTGAACGCGGCAGTTACACGGTCATCGACCGCATAACGGTTAACCTGAATATCAGGCTAGACCGTTATGAAGCTGATTTTTCAAACCTTGGCGTTAGGAACATTCCCATATCTTCAGAATATGTATCGAAGTACGATCGCCTGCTCTGTGGGGGCATTTGGTGTATTATCGGGCTTGAATACGAGTACATAGAGGAAGACAAAAAGTCCACACCAATTCGCATCGTGAAGCTGACGCCGATTCAAATGCCGCACATCGATATGGATGAAATTAAGAACGGTCGTCGCGCTTTTACTAAGGATGATTGGATTACCGTTTTGCTCCGCTCCACGGGTATGGAAGCTGACCGCTTCACCAATCGTGAGAATTGGCTGCAACTCGCCCGTATGCTCCCGCTGATTGAAAACAACTTCAACCTGTGCGAACTTGGACCCCGCAGCACAGGCAAGTCGCACCTTTATAAGGAGATATCGCCGAACTCCATCCTTGTGTCTGGTGGGCAGACTACAGTTGCTAACCTTTTCTACAATATGGCGAGCAAGCAAGTCGGGCTTGTCGGTCTTTGGGATTGTGTGGCTTTCGACGAAGTGGCGGGCATTACTTTTAAGGATAAAGACGGCGTTCAGATTATGAAGGACTATATGGCTTCCGGATCTTTCGCCAGAGGTAAAGAGGAAAAGGCGGCTTCCGCTTCAATGGCATTTGTGGGCAACATCAACCAGAGCGTGGACGTGCTTTTGAAAACCTCGCATCTGTTTGACCCATTCCCCGAAGCTATGGCATATGATACGGCGTTTCTTGACCGTATGCACTGCTATATCCCTGGCTGGGAGATTCCAAAATATCGCCCCGAATCGTTCACCAACGACTACGGTTTTATTACGGACTACCTTGCTGAATTTATGCGGCAGATGCGTAAAGAGCCGTTCGGAGATGTCTGCGACAAATACTTCCATTTTGGAAGCAACCTGAATCAGCGTGATGTTATTGCCGTCCGAAAGATGGTATCCGGCTTCACTAAGCTGCTCTATCCCAACGGCGAGTTTACCAAAGATGAGATTAAGGAAATATTGATCTTTGCCCTCGAAATGCGCCGCCGTGTTAAGGAACAGCTAAAGAAAATCGGCGGGATGGAGTTCTATGATGTGAACTTCTCTTACATCGACAATGAAACCTTTGAAGAACATTATGTGTCAGTGCCTGAGCATGGTGGCGGCAAGATAATACCTGAAGGACTGACGGACCCAGGCAATGTCTATACCATCTCGCAGGGCAAGACTGGAATGATAGGCGTGTATCGTCTCGAAACGCAGATGCTTCCCGGCAACGGCAAATTTGAGCGCACAGGGCTTGGATCAGATCGTGACGCAAAAGAAGCCACAAACACCGCATTCAACTATCTGAAGGCGAGCGGTAACCAAATAAGTGGGCAGATCAGCACAACTACAAAAGACTACATCATCAACTACCAAGACCTGAATGGAATTGGAATGACGAAATACCTGACATTAGCGTCTGTTATTGCGCTTGCTTCCTGCGCCTTAAACAAACCGACGCTATCAAGCCTTGCTGTTCTGGGCGAAATCAGTATCAGCGGTACAATCCTCAAAGTAGAAGAGCTGGCGAGCGTTCTGCAAGTCTGCCTTGATGCCGGTGCGAAGAAGGTACTTATACCTATAACCTCAGCCGCCGAACTCGGAACGGTTCCCTCAGACCTCATTGGCGCGTTTAGCCTGATCTTTTATTCAACCCCGCATGAAGCTGTATTTAAGGCTTTGGGTGTGGAATAG
- a CDS encoding type I restriction-modification enzyme R subunit C-terminal domain-containing protein — protein sequence MNILINDFIFNQSTVDTVLEDLMIKGLKVAGGDRLGKTIIFAQNKMHAQYIIERFNKLYPQYHGSFAKRIVCDDSYAQTLIIDFKIAARDPHIAVSVDMLDTGIDVPEILNLVFFKRVRSKIKFWQMIGRGTRLCPNLFGEDQHKTHFLIFDYLGNFEFFRTNKDGLTGSETQSLSEAIFAKRIRLIHLLQQSAFIDAPYQEIRSSLIQTVLSQINALNPELVSVKLQRQYVEKYKQQEAFTCLSDRDKHDLTKYLAPIVYLDDTDEYAKRFDNLMYGLMIAQIEGLGQFQKGKKELINIGINLSKRMTIAQIKEKVELITTIGTDEFWKTSDSVTFEKVRVELRGLIKFLVDEGPNKNPIYTNLKDDILMVKEGDPLDPAYDFTDYKVKVNRYIEQHKDHIAIHKLRNNIQLTSKDYQSLEHILTGELGTLEDYKREYQDTPFGLLVRKIAKMEYDAAVAAFSEFINDQSLSQSQIVFVKKIVNHIVQNGYIESVSELMKPPFDKPQSFIKLFDSAKQKLIVEAVTSIKDNAIKVIG from the coding sequence TTGAATATTTTGATCAATGATTTTATCTTCAACCAGTCTACAGTCGATACCGTCCTTGAAGATCTGATGATCAAAGGGTTAAAGGTCGCAGGTGGGGATCGTTTAGGGAAAACCATAATTTTTGCTCAGAACAAAATGCACGCACAATATATCATCGAGCGATTTAATAAACTCTATCCCCAATATCACGGGAGCTTTGCGAAGCGAATTGTTTGTGATGACAGCTATGCGCAAACCCTCATCATTGATTTTAAAATCGCGGCAAGAGATCCACACATTGCCGTATCGGTGGACATGCTGGATACCGGTATCGATGTGCCGGAAATCCTCAACCTCGTATTTTTTAAGCGCGTCCGCTCGAAAATAAAGTTCTGGCAGATGATTGGCCGGGGAACGAGGCTTTGTCCCAATCTCTTCGGTGAAGATCAGCATAAGACGCATTTTTTGATTTTTGATTACTTGGGAAACTTTGAATTTTTCCGAACCAACAAAGATGGCTTAACCGGAAGCGAGACCCAAAGTCTTTCAGAAGCGATCTTTGCGAAAAGAATTCGCTTGATCCATCTTCTCCAACAATCTGCCTTTATCGATGCACCTTACCAGGAAATCCGAAGCAGCCTGATTCAGACAGTGTTAAGTCAAATTAACGCGCTGAATCCAGAATTGGTGTCTGTAAAATTACAGCGCCAATACGTTGAGAAATATAAACAGCAAGAGGCTTTTACCTGTCTATCTGATCGTGATAAGCATGATCTTACCAAATATTTGGCCCCAATTGTTTATCTGGATGATACAGACGAATATGCAAAACGCTTTGACAACTTGATGTATGGGCTCATGATTGCTCAGATCGAAGGTCTGGGACAGTTTCAAAAGGGTAAAAAAGAGCTCATTAATATTGGTATCAATCTAAGTAAGCGAATGACGATCGCCCAGATCAAAGAGAAAGTCGAACTCATCACTACCATTGGCACCGACGAATTCTGGAAAACATCCGATAGTGTAACATTTGAAAAGGTGAGGGTGGAGCTTCGCGGTTTAATCAAGTTTCTGGTGGATGAGGGCCCCAATAAGAACCCAATTTATACGAATCTCAAAGATGATATCCTGATGGTGAAAGAAGGAGATCCCTTAGACCCGGCCTATGATTTTACAGACTATAAGGTTAAGGTAAACCGCTATATTGAGCAGCACAAAGACCATATTGCTATTCATAAATTGAGGAATAATATACAACTGACATCCAAAGACTACCAAAGCTTAGAACATATCTTGACCGGTGAACTGGGCACGCTTGAGGATTATAAGAGGGAATACCAGGATACGCCGTTTGGCTTGCTGGTCCGAAAAATTGCCAAAATGGAGTATGATGCTGCAGTTGCTGCCTTTTCCGAATTCATTAATGACCAGTCTTTAAGCCAGTCCCAGATTGTCTTTGTTAAAAAGATCGTGAACCACATTGTCCAAAACGGTTATATCGAAAGCGTATCGGAACTGATGAAACCGCCTTTTGACAAACCGCAGAGCTTTATAAAACTTTTTGATTCGGCGAAGCAAAAGCTGATTGTCGAAGCGGTTACTTCGATTAAGGATAATGCAATTAAGGTGATTGGTTAA